In one Andrena cerasifolii isolate SP2316 chromosome 2, iyAndCera1_principal, whole genome shotgun sequence genomic region, the following are encoded:
- the Glyrs gene encoding glycine--tRNA ligase isoform X2: protein MVDPKIEEILSPLRASVKEQGDYVRKLKADGAPELDVKKAVAELKLRKKLLEDKELSLSESSTFDRARMEDLLKRRFFMDQSFAIYGGITGQFDFGPMGCALKTNLLNLWRNFFVLEEQMLEVDCSILTPEPVLKASGHVERFADLMVKDVKSGECFRLDHLIKAHLEKVISDKKTDESTRLECKDIIIKLDGMTKDEMAAIMTKFAIKSPLSGNDLTEPIEFNLMFATQIGPSGLVKGFLRPETAQGIFVNFKRLLAFNQERLPFAAAQIGNAFRNEISPRSGLIRVREFTMAEIEHFCDPSDKSHPKFETVKDLSLLLYSACNQMDGKSAQHITLGDAVLTKLIANETLGYFMGRIHQFLIKVGVDPKKLRFRQHMGNEMAHYACDCWDAECLTSYGWIECVGCADRSAYDLTQHTKATGVKLAAEKKLPAPKNVDVCEIVANKVIIGKTFKKDSKLVQDALASLTEIEINAAEAGLKKNGEYSLKLSNNAEVAIKKDMIQVKRYQKTVHVEEIIPSVIEPSFGIGRIMYAIFEHNFRTREGDEKRTYLSLPPVVAPLKCSVLPLSGNEEFVPFVKQLSQNLTKVDVSHKVDDSSGSIGRRYARTDEIAIPFGITIDFDTLKTPHSVTLRERDGMGQVRVNLDELPSVVRDLSYDKITWSEVEAKYPKFEQQESTEP, encoded by the exons ATGGTGGATCCAAAGATCGAAGAAATTCTGTCACCCCTTCGAGCTAGTGTCAAGGAACAA GGTGACTATGTTCGAAAGCTCAAGGCTGATGGAGCTCCGGAGTTGGATGTCAAGAAAGCAGTTGCTGAACTTAAACTTCGTAAGAAGTTGTTGGAGGACAAAGAATTGTCTCTGTCGGAGTCGTCGACATTCGATAGAGCAAGAATGGAGGATCTTTTAAAACGTAGATTCTTCATGGATCAATCTTTTGCAATTTACGGCGGGATTACTGGCCAATTTGATTTTGGCCCTATGGGTTGCGCATTGAAAACAAACTTGCTGAATCTGTGGAGGAACTTCTTTGTATTAGAAGAGCAAATGTTAGAAGTGGATTGTTCCATTCTAACACCGGAGCCGGTACTTAAAGCATCCGGACACGTTGAAAGATTTGCAGATCTAATGGTGAAGGACGTAAAGTCCGGCGAATGCTTCAGACTAGATCACTTAATCAAAGCGCATTTGGAGAAAGTTATTAGCGATAAAAAGACTGATGAAAGTACGCGTCTAGAATGTAAAGATATAATCATTAAATTGGATGGAATGACGAAAGATGAAATGGCTGCAATTATGACTAAGTTTGCTATAAAATCTCCTCTGTCTGGAAATGATCTAACGGAGCCGATAGAATTTAATTTGATGTTTGCGACACAAATCGGACCTTCTGGCCTTGTAAAAGGATTCTTGAGACCGGAAACTGCTCAAGGTATCTTTGTAAACTTCAAAAGACTGCTTGCATTTAACCAAGAGAGATTACCATTCGCTGCCGCGCAGATTGGCAATGCATTCCGTAATGAAATTTCCCCAAGATCCGGGCTGATAAGAGTGAGGGAGTTCACTATGGCGGAAATAGAACATTTCTGCGATCCCAGCGATAAGAGTCACCCTAAATTTGAGACAGTGAAAGATTTAAGCCTGCTCTTGTATTCCGCTTGCAATCAGATGGATGGGAAGAGTGCTCAGCATATTACTTTAGGTGACGCGGTGTTGACGAAACTTATAGCTAATGAAACGTTAGGATACTTTATGGGTCGAATTCATCAATTTCTAATCAAGGTCGGAGTCGATCCAAAGAAATTACGTTTCCGTCAGCACATGGGAAACGAAATGGCTCACTACGCGTGCGATTGTTGGGACGCCGAGTGCTTGACTTCTTATGGCTGGATCGAATGCGTTGGTTGCGCGGATCGATCTGCTTATGATCTTACGCAACACACTAAAGCCACTGGAGTGAAATTGGCGGCAGAGAAAAAGTTACCAGCACCAAAGAATGTCGACGTATGCGAAATAGTAGCGAATAAAGTCATAATAGGCAAAACGTTTAAGAAGGACAGCAAGTTGGTACAAGATGCATTAGCGTCGTTAACCGAGATTGAAATCAACGCGGCGGAGGCTGGCCTTAAGAAAAATGGGGAGTACAGTTTGAAACTTTCTAACAATGCAGAGGTGGCGATTAAAAAGGATATGATTCAAGTGAAACGGTATCAGAAGACTGTACACGTAGAAGAGATAATTCCATCTGTGATTGAACCGTCCTTTGGGATTGGTCGTATAATGTACGCGATCTTTGAACATAACTTTAGGACGAGGGAGGGAGATGAGAAACGGACCTATCTGAGTCTGCCACCAGTCGTGGCTCCTTTGAAATGTTCGGTCTTACCTCTGAGTGGCAATGAGGAATTTGTACCATTTGTAAAGCAATTGT CTCAGAATCTCACGAAAGTAGATGTCTCGCATAAAGTGGACGATTCTTCTGGCAGTATCGGACGTAGATACGCACGAACGGATGAAATCGCGATACCATTTGGTATTACGATAGATTTTGATACTTTGAAAACACCTCATAGTGTCACACTTCGTGAAAGGGACGGTATGGGGCAAGTCAGAGTAAAC TTGGACGAACTTCCGAGTGTAGTAAGAGATCTGTCTTACGACAAAATTACGTGGTCTGAAGTTGAAGCGAAATATCCGAAATTCGAGCAACAAGAATCAACGGAACCATAG
- the Glyrs gene encoding glycine--tRNA ligase isoform X1, with protein sequence MQCISHSIRFLCRQSASATCRQISINKQFLRRFTVTSRLANFSNWGTTKKHRNVKIQILLDMVDPKIEEILSPLRASVKEQGDYVRKLKADGAPELDVKKAVAELKLRKKLLEDKELSLSESSTFDRARMEDLLKRRFFMDQSFAIYGGITGQFDFGPMGCALKTNLLNLWRNFFVLEEQMLEVDCSILTPEPVLKASGHVERFADLMVKDVKSGECFRLDHLIKAHLEKVISDKKTDESTRLECKDIIIKLDGMTKDEMAAIMTKFAIKSPLSGNDLTEPIEFNLMFATQIGPSGLVKGFLRPETAQGIFVNFKRLLAFNQERLPFAAAQIGNAFRNEISPRSGLIRVREFTMAEIEHFCDPSDKSHPKFETVKDLSLLLYSACNQMDGKSAQHITLGDAVLTKLIANETLGYFMGRIHQFLIKVGVDPKKLRFRQHMGNEMAHYACDCWDAECLTSYGWIECVGCADRSAYDLTQHTKATGVKLAAEKKLPAPKNVDVCEIVANKVIIGKTFKKDSKLVQDALASLTEIEINAAEAGLKKNGEYSLKLSNNAEVAIKKDMIQVKRYQKTVHVEEIIPSVIEPSFGIGRIMYAIFEHNFRTREGDEKRTYLSLPPVVAPLKCSVLPLSGNEEFVPFVKQLSQNLTKVDVSHKVDDSSGSIGRRYARTDEIAIPFGITIDFDTLKTPHSVTLRERDGMGQVRVNLDELPSVVRDLSYDKITWSEVEAKYPKFEQQESTEP encoded by the exons ATGCAGTGCATTTCGCATAGTATACGCTTCCTTTGCAGACAATCTGCTTCAGCCACGTGCAGGCAGATCTCAATTAACAAACAGTTTCTTCGCAGATTTACCGTTACCTCTAGGTTAGCGAATTTCAGTAATTGGGGTACGACTAAGAAGCATCGGAACGTAAAAATACAGATTTTACTCGATATGGTGGATCCAAAGATCGAAGAAATTCTGTCACCCCTTCGAGCTAGTGTCAAGGAACAA GGTGACTATGTTCGAAAGCTCAAGGCTGATGGAGCTCCGGAGTTGGATGTCAAGAAAGCAGTTGCTGAACTTAAACTTCGTAAGAAGTTGTTGGAGGACAAAGAATTGTCTCTGTCGGAGTCGTCGACATTCGATAGAGCAAGAATGGAGGATCTTTTAAAACGTAGATTCTTCATGGATCAATCTTTTGCAATTTACGGCGGGATTACTGGCCAATTTGATTTTGGCCCTATGGGTTGCGCATTGAAAACAAACTTGCTGAATCTGTGGAGGAACTTCTTTGTATTAGAAGAGCAAATGTTAGAAGTGGATTGTTCCATTCTAACACCGGAGCCGGTACTTAAAGCATCCGGACACGTTGAAAGATTTGCAGATCTAATGGTGAAGGACGTAAAGTCCGGCGAATGCTTCAGACTAGATCACTTAATCAAAGCGCATTTGGAGAAAGTTATTAGCGATAAAAAGACTGATGAAAGTACGCGTCTAGAATGTAAAGATATAATCATTAAATTGGATGGAATGACGAAAGATGAAATGGCTGCAATTATGACTAAGTTTGCTATAAAATCTCCTCTGTCTGGAAATGATCTAACGGAGCCGATAGAATTTAATTTGATGTTTGCGACACAAATCGGACCTTCTGGCCTTGTAAAAGGATTCTTGAGACCGGAAACTGCTCAAGGTATCTTTGTAAACTTCAAAAGACTGCTTGCATTTAACCAAGAGAGATTACCATTCGCTGCCGCGCAGATTGGCAATGCATTCCGTAATGAAATTTCCCCAAGATCCGGGCTGATAAGAGTGAGGGAGTTCACTATGGCGGAAATAGAACATTTCTGCGATCCCAGCGATAAGAGTCACCCTAAATTTGAGACAGTGAAAGATTTAAGCCTGCTCTTGTATTCCGCTTGCAATCAGATGGATGGGAAGAGTGCTCAGCATATTACTTTAGGTGACGCGGTGTTGACGAAACTTATAGCTAATGAAACGTTAGGATACTTTATGGGTCGAATTCATCAATTTCTAATCAAGGTCGGAGTCGATCCAAAGAAATTACGTTTCCGTCAGCACATGGGAAACGAAATGGCTCACTACGCGTGCGATTGTTGGGACGCCGAGTGCTTGACTTCTTATGGCTGGATCGAATGCGTTGGTTGCGCGGATCGATCTGCTTATGATCTTACGCAACACACTAAAGCCACTGGAGTGAAATTGGCGGCAGAGAAAAAGTTACCAGCACCAAAGAATGTCGACGTATGCGAAATAGTAGCGAATAAAGTCATAATAGGCAAAACGTTTAAGAAGGACAGCAAGTTGGTACAAGATGCATTAGCGTCGTTAACCGAGATTGAAATCAACGCGGCGGAGGCTGGCCTTAAGAAAAATGGGGAGTACAGTTTGAAACTTTCTAACAATGCAGAGGTGGCGATTAAAAAGGATATGATTCAAGTGAAACGGTATCAGAAGACTGTACACGTAGAAGAGATAATTCCATCTGTGATTGAACCGTCCTTTGGGATTGGTCGTATAATGTACGCGATCTTTGAACATAACTTTAGGACGAGGGAGGGAGATGAGAAACGGACCTATCTGAGTCTGCCACCAGTCGTGGCTCCTTTGAAATGTTCGGTCTTACCTCTGAGTGGCAATGAGGAATTTGTACCATTTGTAAAGCAATTGT CTCAGAATCTCACGAAAGTAGATGTCTCGCATAAAGTGGACGATTCTTCTGGCAGTATCGGACGTAGATACGCACGAACGGATGAAATCGCGATACCATTTGGTATTACGATAGATTTTGATACTTTGAAAACACCTCATAGTGTCACACTTCGTGAAAGGGACGGTATGGGGCAAGTCAGAGTAAAC TTGGACGAACTTCCGAGTGTAGTAAGAGATCTGTCTTACGACAAAATTACGTGGTCTGAAGTTGAAGCGAAATATCCGAAATTCGAGCAACAAGAATCAACGGAACCATAG